A genomic segment from Nicotiana sylvestris chromosome 1, ASM39365v2, whole genome shotgun sequence encodes:
- the LOC104243688 gene encoding ATG8-interacting protein 1 isoform X2: MASNEEGEETAPRGNEWEVVSLTQSAYAAAPGPKQVDPNDDDNNSSAEYVAETSQAMFMSGHFVFPPSQHENLPLEPDVNEIRNEQGGEDATPELVADEGGKSDIYEGSTKTKKFEEDAALQGLSLVDKEQSFLGTANYSSCQSEEPMDLSATTEETNVHAEPVELFYQGLDSGISNLPKSKDEDDDDTANLPCQAWWKRGAASLVAHAKDANAFWSIFIAAAVMGLVIIGQTWQQERWQVLQTKWQVVHGERIGRMFGPLSRLKDVIVGGDRRGTFIRGSAPAQL; the protein is encoded by the exons ATGGCTAGCAATGAGGAAGGGGAGGAAACTGCTCCTCGTGGAAATGAGTGGGAAGTTGTATCACTTACACAATCAGCATATGCTGCTGCCCCTGGTCCAAAGCAGGTTGACCCGAATGATGATGATAATAATAGTAGTGCAGAGTATGTAGCTGAGACTTCCCAGGCAATGTTTATGTCTGGTCACTTTGTCTTTCCACCAAGCCAGCATGAGAATTTGCCGTTGGAACCCGATGTTAATGAGATCCGTAATGAACAGGGAGGTGAAGATGCTACTCCAGAACTTGTTGCTGATGAAGGGGGTAAATCAGATATTTATGAAGGAAGTACAAAAACTAAAA aatttgaagaagatgcTGCCCTGCAAGGCTTAAGTTTGGTAGACAAAGAGCAGAGTTTCCTTGGTACTGCTAACTATAGTTCATGCCAGAGTGAAGAACCCATGGATCTCTCAGCAACAACAGAGGAAACCAATGTGCATGCAGAACCAGTTGAACTCTTTTACCAGGGCTTAGACTCAGGCATCTCAAATTTGCCAAAGTCTAaagatgaagatgatgatgatacAGCTAACCTTCCTTGTCAAGCATGGTGGAAAAGAGGGGCTGCTTCCCTTGTGGCCCATGCGAAAGACGCAAATGCATTCTGGTCTATTTTCATTGCTGCTGCTGTTATGGGCCTTGTGATTATTGGGCAGACGTGGCAGCAAGAAAGGTGGCAGGTGTTGCAAACGAAGTGGCAGGTTGTCCATGGGGAG AGGATTGGCAGGATGTTTGGTCCACTATCTCGACTGAAAGATGTGATTGTTGGGGGTGATCGCCGTGGTACCTTTATCAGAGGGAGTGCACCAGCTCAACTTTAA
- the LOC104243688 gene encoding ATG8-interacting protein 1 isoform X1 — MASNEEGEETAPRGNEWEVVSLTQSAYAAAPGPKQVDPNDDDNNSSAEYVAETSQAMFMSGHFVFPPSQHENLPLEPDVNEIRNEQGGEDATPELVADEGGKSDIYEGSTKTKSASTPGSPGIQFIDEKKGNLLFIGAEFEEDAALQGLSLVDKEQSFLGTANYSSCQSEEPMDLSATTEETNVHAEPVELFYQGLDSGISNLPKSKDEDDDDTANLPCQAWWKRGAASLVAHAKDANAFWSIFIAAAVMGLVIIGQTWQQERWQVLQTKWQVVHGERIGRMFGPLSRLKDVIVGGDRRGTFIRGSAPAQL, encoded by the exons ATGGCTAGCAATGAGGAAGGGGAGGAAACTGCTCCTCGTGGAAATGAGTGGGAAGTTGTATCACTTACACAATCAGCATATGCTGCTGCCCCTGGTCCAAAGCAGGTTGACCCGAATGATGATGATAATAATAGTAGTGCAGAGTATGTAGCTGAGACTTCCCAGGCAATGTTTATGTCTGGTCACTTTGTCTTTCCACCAAGCCAGCATGAGAATTTGCCGTTGGAACCCGATGTTAATGAGATCCGTAATGAACAGGGAGGTGAAGATGCTACTCCAGAACTTGTTGCTGATGAAGGGGGTAAATCAGATATTTATGAAGGAAGTACAAAAACTAAAAGTGCGAGCACTCCGGGATCTCCTGGTATTCAATTTATTGATGAAAAAAAGGGTAACCTGTTATTTATTGGTGcagaatttgaagaagatgcTGCCCTGCAAGGCTTAAGTTTGGTAGACAAAGAGCAGAGTTTCCTTGGTACTGCTAACTATAGTTCATGCCAGAGTGAAGAACCCATGGATCTCTCAGCAACAACAGAGGAAACCAATGTGCATGCAGAACCAGTTGAACTCTTTTACCAGGGCTTAGACTCAGGCATCTCAAATTTGCCAAAGTCTAaagatgaagatgatgatgatacAGCTAACCTTCCTTGTCAAGCATGGTGGAAAAGAGGGGCTGCTTCCCTTGTGGCCCATGCGAAAGACGCAAATGCATTCTGGTCTATTTTCATTGCTGCTGCTGTTATGGGCCTTGTGATTATTGGGCAGACGTGGCAGCAAGAAAGGTGGCAGGTGTTGCAAACGAAGTGGCAGGTTGTCCATGGGGAG AGGATTGGCAGGATGTTTGGTCCACTATCTCGACTGAAAGATGTGATTGTTGGGGGTGATCGCCGTGGTACCTTTATCAGAGGGAGTGCACCAGCTCAACTTTAA
- the LOC104243688 gene encoding ATG8-interacting protein 1 isoform X3: MASNEEGEETAPRGNEWEVVSLTQSAYAAAPGPKQVDPNDDDNNSSAEYVAETSQAMFMSGHFVFPPSQHENLPLEPDVNEIRNEQGGEDATPELVADEGEFEEDAALQGLSLVDKEQSFLGTANYSSCQSEEPMDLSATTEETNVHAEPVELFYQGLDSGISNLPKSKDEDDDDTANLPCQAWWKRGAASLVAHAKDANAFWSIFIAAAVMGLVIIGQTWQQERWQVLQTKWQVVHGERIGRMFGPLSRLKDVIVGGDRRGTFIRGSAPAQL, translated from the exons ATGGCTAGCAATGAGGAAGGGGAGGAAACTGCTCCTCGTGGAAATGAGTGGGAAGTTGTATCACTTACACAATCAGCATATGCTGCTGCCCCTGGTCCAAAGCAGGTTGACCCGAATGATGATGATAATAATAGTAGTGCAGAGTATGTAGCTGAGACTTCCCAGGCAATGTTTATGTCTGGTCACTTTGTCTTTCCACCAAGCCAGCATGAGAATTTGCCGTTGGAACCCGATGTTAATGAGATCCGTAATGAACAGGGAGGTGAAGATGCTACTCCAGAACTTGTTGCTGATGAAGGGG aatttgaagaagatgcTGCCCTGCAAGGCTTAAGTTTGGTAGACAAAGAGCAGAGTTTCCTTGGTACTGCTAACTATAGTTCATGCCAGAGTGAAGAACCCATGGATCTCTCAGCAACAACAGAGGAAACCAATGTGCATGCAGAACCAGTTGAACTCTTTTACCAGGGCTTAGACTCAGGCATCTCAAATTTGCCAAAGTCTAaagatgaagatgatgatgatacAGCTAACCTTCCTTGTCAAGCATGGTGGAAAAGAGGGGCTGCTTCCCTTGTGGCCCATGCGAAAGACGCAAATGCATTCTGGTCTATTTTCATTGCTGCTGCTGTTATGGGCCTTGTGATTATTGGGCAGACGTGGCAGCAAGAAAGGTGGCAGGTGTTGCAAACGAAGTGGCAGGTTGTCCATGGGGAG AGGATTGGCAGGATGTTTGGTCCACTATCTCGACTGAAAGATGTGATTGTTGGGGGTGATCGCCGTGGTACCTTTATCAGAGGGAGTGCACCAGCTCAACTTTAA